In Pongo abelii isolate AG06213 chromosome 5, NHGRI_mPonAbe1-v2.0_pri, whole genome shotgun sequence, a single genomic region encodes these proteins:
- the BEND6 gene encoding BEN domain-containing protein 6 isoform X4 — protein MQKILQTDEITNTQAFRKGKRKRTETMDSENANSDMDKGQRDPYSGNAFLPGESSSEDEEPLAELSKEELCAKIKSLKEKLTNTRKENSRLRQSLVMLQAGCALNRIVRN, from the exons ATGCAGAAGATCTTGCAGACAGATGAAATTACCAATACACAAGcttttagaaaaggaaagaggaaaaggacagAGACAATGGACTCAGAAAATGCAAATAGTGACATGGATAAAGGACAG AGAGACCCATATTCGGGAAATGCCTTTCTGCCTGGTGAAAGCTCCAGTGAGGATGAAGAGCCTTTAGCAGAATTGTCAAAGGAAGAATTGTGCGCCAAAATAAAAAGCctgaaagaaaaactaacaaacacccGGAAAGAAAACAGCCGACTTCGACAGTCTTTGGTCATGCTTCAAG
- the BEND6 gene encoding BEN domain-containing protein 6 isoform X5 codes for MQKILQTDEITNTQAFRKGKRKRTETMDSENANSDMDKGQRDPYSGNAFLPGESSSEDEEPLAELSKEELCAKIKSLKEKLTNTRKENSRLRQSLVMLQAWSRELP; via the exons ATGCAGAAGATCTTGCAGACAGATGAAATTACCAATACACAAGcttttagaaaaggaaagaggaaaaggacagAGACAATGGACTCAGAAAATGCAAATAGTGACATGGATAAAGGACAG AGAGACCCATATTCGGGAAATGCCTTTCTGCCTGGTGAAAGCTCCAGTGAGGATGAAGAGCCTTTAGCAGAATTGTCAAAGGAAGAATTGTGCGCCAAAATAAAAAGCctgaaagaaaaactaacaaacacccGGAAAGAAAACAGCCGACTTCGACAGTCTTTGGTCATGCTTCAAG